The genomic region CTCCGGCTTCTCTAAACTAAAATAGTGAAGTAAATTGTAGAGTATACATAAATGCTTGTTGGTCGGTTGATGGTGTTATCCTGCTATACTTATATTGATACTAAAATAAACATCCTGttgaaaaatgaatgaaatttgTCAATGTTTACGTTATACAGTCTCACAACATATATAGTCTTATGTTGTCGCACAATTCTTTCACAAAAATGACATTCTCCTCTACTTGTTATTGATCTTTAATTAGGTCGTCCATGGTAAAGTATGTAGGAGTTAGAAAACTTTAGAAAGCTAGCCTAGGGTTTAGAATATAAGATATTGTTTCCATatataaaatagaaaactagCCTCATAAATAGCACAAACTCATAGTAAATTTTATTAATGTTATTAAAAGTTTTGGGAGGTTTCACTAACAGAAATCAGGGTTTGCCCTACAAGATTTTTCCTAACGAACCATATTTCGTCGAGTAAAGTAATTTTATCCAATAAATCTTTCAATTGGTAGGGCAAAGCTGGTCAACATTCAAGGTTTACTGAAAACCTTTATGCAAGGAGAGGAATCGTAGGGCAAGGTGGAATTCGTCGAGCAATGTTTTGGCGCGAAAAGGGGAAAAATGGCATGTAATATCAGAAGGTTTTGCCCAACGAAATGGAGGTTCGACAGCTAGGTTATCTTTGCCCGACAATTTGGTTCGTTGGCCCAAGTTTTTATGTCGTTGGCCAAAGGCCCCACAATGACGTCTAAAAAATCCATCTAAAAAAACTTTACTCGACGTTTTCTTAGTGGTTGCCCGACAGAAAGATTTGTCGGGCAAACCTGTATTCATCAAATAGGTTTGTACACTCACACACCCTTCTCCTCCATCTTTCCCTTTCCCAATTAATTTAaggttgttttctttttatttattgaatatttgtTTACCTGAATGTGTGATTTATTAATTTTGGTTGTTGTAGGTTTGTGATTGGATTGGAAGAAAATTTCCCAAACAGTATGTATTTGCCTCTTAATTACAAAATAGCAAGTTTGTATTTGTTTAGTTgtaatatttatatatgttgaaATTGTGTGTTATgtgaaattttgattttgtttaattgtgaTATCTATGTAGCTTAGGTAAATTTGATTTGTGAAAGTTAtggtgtgatttttttttaaatttcataactGCTTATACGAAGTTAATCAACATAATTAACTTCGtacaataaatttgaaaaaaccttAGACTTGTTTGACAATCTTTTGGATGCGCGTGTAGATGCAGTATGCAGCTCCACAATCTAACTGATTATTGCATTGTCCAGTTTGAACAATTTTGAATGGACTAGTATGTGTTTAGGGTTTGCGGTGAACGTGGCTAAGTTCGTGGAAAATTCAGTTGTATCCCCTAATGTTCTTTGAGTGCATACTAGATATTTGTTCAAAATATCTACGTCGTCCACTTGGGGAACCCCTGAGAGATGCTGCCGAATTTTTTGCGATCAGAAATAGTCATGTGAGTTGCAAATCACAACACATAAAGTGCACTTTTGAATGGGATAGGATCATTAGCTGAGGCATAAGGGGGGCGTTGAAGCAAATATCGAATCATTATAATGACTAAATTCTCTCAAAACATACACAACGGACAAAGAGTTAATCAAGTTGCAAGATAGAAATTGTGACCAATATTAGATGGGCTCAACAACTTTATTCAATTTGTAAGCAACCATGTCAGTGCTCAGAATCGGATGACGTGTCCTTGTGTGAAATGTAACAATGTGTTTAGATGACACTAGACGACGTTCGATATCACTTGTATATTAATGGCATGATGCACACTTATTCCAATTGGACTTATTATTATAAAGAATCGGCCATTATAGCGTCAACGTCTTTCGGCAATGGGACAGTGAGGCATGAACCTTCTTCATCTGGCAATGTTGACGACGATCAAGTGATGGACATATTGAATGATGCTTTCCCTAATGCTTCTCAATATGGACTAAAAGCCGTCCATAGACCCCAAGAAGTACGATAAAATGTTAAAAGGAAGCTCAATGAGAATTGTACCCTTGTTGTGAAGATTTTTTCCGTCCTAATAGTCGTTGTAGAGTTGGTGCACATGAAAGTAGAGTGTAATATGAACAATTGAAGAGGATCTTGAAAGATCTTGGGTTGGAATATACAAGATCCATGCACGTAAGAATAATTGTATATTGCTTTATGGTGAATTCAAGAAATTAGATAGTTGTCCAAAGTACAACGAAGCAAAATGTCGAAAGAACAAGATTCCAAACAAGGTGTTGCGTTATTTTCCACTTAAGCCAAGAATACAGAGAATGTACTGTGACCCACACTGCATTTGATATAGGGTAGCATAAGGAGGGTGACAATGATGTTTTGCGTCATCTGGCTGATGAAGCGTGGACAAAATTTGGTAAAATCTATCTCGATTTTGCCCTAGAGCCAAGAATGTCAGGTTAGGACTTGCTTCTAATAGCTTCGATCTGTTTTGAAATTTTTCGAATAAGGACATCTCTCAGCGGTTCTTCCTTATAACACACCCCCAAAAGGTGCATTAAGAAAGAAATTACGATCACGAGTCTTTTAATACCTAGGGCCCAGATCACCCAATGATTCCattgatgtttattttctgCCGTTGATTGATGAGGATAGATTTATGGAAAAATGAGGTATGAATGTATGACAGGCCCACTAAGGAAATGTTAATTTAGCGAGTCACATTTATGTGGATAATTAATGATTTCCCAACTTATGGTATGTTGTCAGGATGGAGCACCAAAGGTCATATGGCATTGCCCAACATACGATGAGGACATTGTCTTTTTGGCATGCTGGAAATGTATGCTGCTTGAGTCATCAAAGGTGGCTCCCTTGGGATCATGAGTGGCGTAACAAGCCTGAAACATTTGATGGGACAACAATGTATCGGCCTAAACCAAGAGAACTACCCGGAGATGAGATATTGTCTAAGTTGAATATGCTCCAATTTAGGGAAGGATCAAGACCAATGGAACAACTAAATTAGACACAAAAGAGTATATTTTTTTACTTGGAATACAGGCCAAAATTGAAAATCCGAAACATTGCTAATTCTATTCATATTGAGAAAATTGTTTGCAATAACATGGTGGGAACAACTCTGCTTAATGAGGGAAAATCGAAGGACACCATGAAGACTCGTATTTTTATCCAAGCAATAGGCATAAGGTCCAACTTGTGGTCTAGATTAGTGAATAgtaaatacaagaaaaagaacGCAAATTATACATTTAATCTAAATGACAACAAGAAGTTCTTGAAGTGGCTAGAAGGTGTGAAATTTACAGATGGGTATGCTAACAATATATCAAGATACGTTAAAATGGACACTAGTACGATGTCGGATTTTAAGAGTCATGATTGTCATCATACTGCAGCGGCTCATTCCGATTGGTATTCGACCCTAGTTGAACCCCAATATTGTTGAGGTGGTTGTATATTTGTCTTGGTTCTTTCATAAACTATATGCTTAAACGTTACGAAAGCCGGATGTAAATGAAATGATCGAAGATATTAGGTACATCTATGCCCGGTAGAGCAAATATATCCACTGGTATTTTTTTCACAAGTATGGTTCACGTAATGATACATCTATAGTATGAGAGGTGACCTTGTCAGTACATTTGTTAATATTTCTTATATGAACCATCAAGCTCATTCGGCAAATGACCTTTGTTTGAACTGTTCAAAGAAGTTCACTTGGAGGTGGCTTACTTGTTCATATTAAACAATTGTGATGAAGTCTCACCATTCCTCGAACAACATGAGGCATTGATGAAGACCCAATATCCTTCAACCTGGGTTGAAATCTATAGACAATTGTTTCTGCGTATGTTTGCTGAgcatgtaagttttttttatttttaagtaaaaTTGATTGTCTTTTGCAAAAACTTACATATTTAGTGGTAGTTAGATTTTGCTATATGCGATCCTGTTAGAGTCAAAACGTATGCTGGTTGTCACATGAACGAAGTTAAATTCTTAACAGCTGACCGAGACAATAAATTGTGCACTGATCAAAATAGGTGGAGTTTTTTCTCGAGTGTAAATGAGAATACCCATTTTTTAGTAGACTTTTAAGTGCGGTTCAATTGTTATACACAAACTACAAGGAGGTAATGTTGTTCAAGTGTCATTGGTATGGTATGAACCTAGACAAAGCAACTAGTCTCATTTAAGATATGTACTTGTTATCGGTAAACACAAACACCCGGTGATTTGAGGATAATCCCTACGTCTTCCCAATACGGCAAAACAAGTATTCTACCTAGAAGATCCATAGGCGAGGGGTGGTTGGGAAGTAGTAGAATTCATATTACACAGAAATATTTGGGACTTCCTGGACCCACAGTAGGACGATAATGAGGATATTGATGAGGACTAAAATGTTCACCAAGAGAATTCATCTGCAACCACCCGAAACCTTCCCGAAGTACGGAACAACCACATCGTTCACTCACCATTCGCGTTGTTAGGTGTCCCAAAATTGATATAGGTGCATTATCTATTGACCTTGGGCGCCTACCACCAGTTATGCGGAATTCCTTGTTTAAAGATAGAAGCCATGAGTAAAGCAATGAAAATGATATTACAGAGAATAATAAGGAATTAAATGAGTATCTCGACAATGACTGAGCGTTCACTGATGTAATATTATAATGTGCTAAATATAATTATCTATTAATTTTATCTAAGTCCAAATGCCCATTTATCttattgtttaaaaaaactaattgaAGTTTTGCCTGATGGAATCCAAAAGATTCATCGAGTAAAGGCGTCTTTCTTGATAGAATCATAGAACATTCCGTAGGTTAAAGTCTTTAGGGTTTGAGGTTTAGGGTGAATATTCGTTGAGCAAAGTGCCGAAAATCCGTTGGGCAAGTGTTTTGGCAAATTTCACATACCATTTCCATTGAGGATTTTCGTAGTCAGGAAAATCAATTTACACAACCCAACCTTCAATATAGATAGTGACACACCCCAAATCCAAAGTTtggggcgtgctggccgtcacgtgaggttGACGTAGCCAAGTGCGTAATGCGGGagtaaaagagtgaaaatacgagaaaaataaagttgacaatataatttacaataaaaagatcaGTGAGTACTAGTGACAAACATAGAAGGCAAAATGCAAAGTAGAAGTTCAAGTATCCTAGGTGCAGTCCAAAATAAACAATACTACACAAGTGTTAACTAGAAAGTCCTACATGGAGGGTGCTCTATCAGAAAGGCTTCGATGCCTCTTTCGTCACCCACGTCCtcgctacctaaaacctggaagagcgcaaaacagaaaacgtgagtgggcaaaaacaaagtttgtttttcaaaccatttcaatatcaagtaataGCTCCTctctgtaaaacctgtatactttccagaaaatattatacgtactcgtatatcaaatcatgctaaaacgataaagctcaaatatgccatgccagaaTATGCCGTGTCAGAATACCCAAACAAATAGTATAAGCATCAAGCAGGTGAgataaaacaaatcataatatgcTAGTAATATCagtatgtcagccggagtcacctaaaatgacctgtatggctgaaaCTATAGCTCCTTAACCACTATCCTGCACATGAGTCGAagccacctaaagtggtctgtacgataggctggTGTATCTAATTACGCTtaatgctacgatcacgtgaaggttgtgtgatgtatcgcaagtcaccaatgagtcgaaaccaccaaaaatggtctgtacgataggctggcatttgccttggatccaaggtgagcgtacgatgcaggaggtgaacgatcacgtgaaggctaggccctactcTGGAGAAGCACAAACACTGAGGTGCAGGAATATaagctataactcaatctcatcaacacCACATCTATCACTAACAACATACTCACCTGACTTACGTGAGCGTCCGTGGCACCAAAGCATAaccaacacaatcacaataataataacgacgatattcgacatggcatttcaattataaaccattAGAACGTAATTTCTGGAAAGATaccaatcaatatatatatatatatatatatatatatatactgaaaacaaaagcccactcactgatacgtagaAGGATCGTAAGCCCCGAGCCTCACGTGGCTGCGCTCGTGCTCCGGATAGTCCTCActtatatgcaaaacaactatataaacgtcaAATTaatgcacataaccaaccttaggtaataacttctcataaattgctcaaatggggtgtttgaatataccaacaggCTCTACTCAACCttacgaacatccccatatttttaaaataattttccgaccTCTCACATGCCGCCACGCGCTGGCCACGCacgggcacgtgcctggcacgcgtGTGGAAACCCTAAAGctgttagggaatattccgttaaaaccctaacagaatattctgttaactttgatggaatattcgCTTCTTTCTCTGGTGAGCCTCGCCGGTCGCCGCCGTCTGCAACTCGAAATTTcgccggtttctggaaaaacttcaaaccttaatatcttcttcatttctcaaccaaattccatgaaatttgtaccaaaatgaagcttatagagtagaacaaaaccttaccacttttggAACTTACATccaacggaatctcgccggaggAACCTCGATAATTcgaccaaacctgcaactcgatgaactcgagcttcccgacgtcgaaaacacttcaaaattattCCCCAAGCTTCGTGAAGATGTCCTAAAGCTTCCTACAACCTCAAAACGCGATGAAACCTCCGCGATCACgagtgcatgaacagtgcaccaaAACTGGGTTCTCGAGTTCACGAGTTTTCGAAGGTTTCACGTTATAaaaatggtatggatgagttCCTGGGCTTGCAAGGAGTCCAAAACCAACCTTCAAACTTTTGATCCGTGCATGGAATGTTGGCTTCAAAGTTGTCCATACACTTgcaaaggaaatggaagaaagtccgagagagaaaggagagagagtcACGAGGGAAAATGAtgggtgtgtgtgagtgtgtggtccagatggcagcccccaagcaaaacaaaacaaacaacactTTACAACACCAATTAACGTCCAGGGGCAAAATCATCTTTTCACATTAACGTtacaaataattcgggacgggctgtcataacctacccaccttaagaaTATTTCGTCCCCAAAAttacacaacaaaacaaaccactagtaataaaaaaaacaagcggggatacaaatctctcattcgaTCCTCCgtctcccaagtagcctccTCCATTGAGTAAGTCCTCCATAAAATCTTCACCAAACGCACTGTCTTGTTCCTCGAAACCTTATCTTTCCAGTCTAGAATAGTCATCGGCTCCTCGTCGTAAGTCAAATCATGATTAATTTCCAACGGCTGTGGAGGTAGCACATGGGATGGATTTGAGACATGGTGACGAAGCATCGAAATGTGAAATACATCGTGCACCCGAGACAACGCTGAAGGTAACTCAAGTCTATAAGCTACTTCGCCGATCCGCTCAGTGATCACgtacggtccgatatacctgggactcaatTTCCCCTTTTTCCCAAATCGTACAACACCCTTCCACGGGGACAGCTTCAAGAATACCCAATCACCTACTTTATAGGTCCGATCAATGGCATGTCTATCCGCTAAGCTCTTCTGACAGTCCTGGtccgctttcaggttagacttgattaCTTGAGTATTTTGGGTAGTCTCATCCACTATCTCTGAGCCCTCCAAAACTTTTTCGCCTACCTTTGACCAAAACAACGGCGTACTACAGGATTTACCATACAATGCCTCGAAATGTGACATATCAAGACTCGAATGgtagctgttgttgtaggcaaactcCATCAGATCTAGAcgtttatgccatgcatcgcCAAACTGCAAAACAAAGGATCTCAGCATATCCTCCAGTGTTTGAATGGTCGTCTCAGATTACCCATCTATTTGACGATGATATGTCATACTATACAGTAATCTCGAACCAAGAGCTTCTTGAAATGCTATCCagaatttagaagtaaatctcAGATCTCGATCAGAGATGATGTCGACTAGTACACCATGGTATTTAACGATCTTCGACACAAAAAGCTCAGCTAATCGTTTCAGGGAAAACTTCTCTTgaactggaataaaatgtgcggACTTGGTAAATCGATCAACCACTACCCAAACACCATCATAACCATTTCGTGTACGAGGAAGCTTATACACGAAATCCatggtaatattttcccatttccactgtggAACGGGAAGTGGCTGCATTCGTCCAAACGACTTCTTTTTCTCGGCTTTAACCTGCTGGCATACAATACATCTGCTAACATACTCAACAATCTCTCTTTTCATActcggccaa from Pyrus communis chromosome 4, drPyrComm1.1, whole genome shotgun sequence harbors:
- the LOC137732849 gene encoding uncharacterized protein → MAFRARYGHYEFLVMPFGLTNTPAAFIDLMNRVFKQYLDRFVIVFIDDILIYSKSKADHVRHLTLVLKKLREHRLYAKFSKCQFWLDQVAFLGHVISAQGIQVDSQKIAAVENWEQPRTVFEYCLAHAPVLALPDDSGNFEIYSDASLNGLGCVLMQHGRVITYASRQLKPHKVKYPTHDLELAAIMFALKIWRHYLYGERCKIFIDHKSLQYLFTQRDLNLRQWRWIELLSDYDCTIEYHPGRANVVADALSRKSQGRIDVFRASRVPLLVDLRSTFGDAWHKRLDLMEFAYNNSYHSSLDMSHFEALYGKSCSTPLFWSKVGEKVLEGSEIVDETTQNTQVIKSNLKADQDCQKSLADRHAIDRTYKVGDWVFLKLSPWKGVVRFGKKGKLSPRYIGPYVITERIGEVAYRLELPSALSRVHDVFHISMLRHHVSNPSHVLPPQPLEINHDLTYDEEPMTILDWKDKVSRNKTVRLVKILWRTYSMEEATWETEDRMRDFVFDVGKLEFIELQVWSNYRGSSGEIPLDKPAKFRVADGGDRRGSPEKEANIPSKLTEYSVRVLTEYSLTALGFPHACQARARAWPARGGM